From a region of the Bermanella marisrubri genome:
- a CDS encoding type II secretion system protein GspJ: protein MMMLNPQKGFTLLEVLLAVGITAMIGVGATQLLTGTMDTKQATENRSNTLSILQRADNWIKRDILQVAPRKILDEFSIKQPVAHNQGEYLLELTHSGRAMHDFIDKPTSNLQRVAYAVKSHDHEFCERAIKKPSQNEQDNAQNCLVRIFWHALDRTSDNIPRTQILIDNIKRAEIRFKGQTINLQDPSLSIRSDEWQSEWPSPYADQNSINDLAMIKLILDIPSIGEVERIYEVPRYAFASE, encoded by the coding sequence ATGATGATGCTTAACCCACAGAAAGGCTTTACATTGTTAGAGGTTTTGTTGGCAGTAGGCATAACTGCCATGATTGGTGTCGGCGCTACGCAATTGTTAACTGGAACAATGGATACCAAGCAAGCCACCGAAAATCGCTCTAATACACTTTCAATTTTGCAGCGTGCCGACAACTGGATAAAACGCGATATACTGCAAGTGGCACCACGAAAGATACTTGATGAATTCAGCATCAAGCAACCCGTAGCCCACAACCAGGGTGAGTACCTATTGGAGCTAACACACTCTGGTCGCGCCATGCATGACTTTATCGACAAACCAACCTCCAATTTGCAGCGTGTTGCCTATGCGGTAAAAAGTCATGATCACGAGTTTTGTGAACGCGCGATAAAGAAACCATCCCAAAACGAACAAGACAACGCACAAAATTGCTTAGTGCGTATTTTTTGGCATGCTCTCGACAGAACGAGCGACAATATCCCAAGAACACAAATTCTAATCGATAACATCAAACGTGCCGAGATTCGCTTTAAGGGCCAAACAATCAATCTTCAAGATCCATCGCTTTCAATTCGAAGCGATGAGTGGCAATCAGAATGGCCATCCCCTTATGCCGATCAAAATAGTATTAATGACTTGGCGATGATTAAACTCATCTTAGATATTCCAAGTATTGGTGAAGTAGAGCGTATTTATGAGGTTCCGCGTTATGCATTCGCCAGCGAGTAA
- the gspI gene encoding type II secretion system minor pseudopilin GspI produces the protein MKQAKGFTLLEVMIAITVFALVASTLSQSSAITVDNQIHLEKKVLASWIAENKISELRFTPYQDITNERSEIEFADRKWQIKTTVTPKKQFQGIPLPLDVKQVTVSVSSKQNPDNSIHTLIAYMANDDA, from the coding sequence GTGAAGCAAGCAAAAGGATTTACACTTCTTGAGGTCATGATCGCCATCACCGTGTTTGCGCTTGTTGCAAGCACATTGTCCCAGTCCAGTGCTATTACAGTGGATAACCAAATACACCTAGAGAAAAAAGTACTCGCAAGCTGGATTGCAGAGAATAAAATTTCCGAATTACGATTCACACCATATCAAGACATTACAAATGAGCGCTCTGAAATCGAATTTGCTGATCGAAAGTGGCAAATTAAAACTACTGTTACTCCGAAAAAACAATTTCAAGGTATTCCTCTTCCTCTTGATGTTAAACAAGTAACCGTATCAGTTTCCTCCAAGCAGAACCCAGACAATAGTATTCATACTTTGATAGCGTACATGGCGAATGATGATGCTTAA
- the gspH gene encoding type II secretion system minor pseudopilin GspH, translating to MKKHHPAKQNGFTLLELLVVLVIIGLLVSMAVVNTDIDRNKQTFLQHSTALKFFFEAVAEEAIITNQTLGIMAFRDGLKVMKWEKQQSEEIESNLNNQSEAPTYKWVAFSSRYKPAKIPETMVYELRIEDKDVVLDYMPQEIKDAEPQIKLFSTGEQTLSSLLLTIDDDPRVIEIESGGLGRYYSSDLKDRNQ from the coding sequence ATGAAAAAGCATCACCCAGCAAAACAAAATGGTTTTACACTTTTAGAGCTGCTTGTGGTGCTTGTCATTATTGGCCTTTTGGTCTCAATGGCAGTCGTCAACACTGACATAGATAGAAATAAACAGACTTTTCTGCAACATAGCACAGCATTGAAGTTCTTTTTTGAAGCTGTAGCGGAAGAAGCCATTATCACCAATCAGACTTTAGGCATCATGGCTTTTCGAGACGGTTTGAAGGTCATGAAATGGGAAAAACAACAGTCAGAAGAGATTGAAAGCAATCTCAATAATCAAAGCGAAGCCCCGACCTACAAGTGGGTAGCGTTTTCGAGCCGATACAAACCCGCCAAGATTCCAGAAACCATGGTATACGAGTTGCGCATAGAGGATAAGGATGTCGTTCTTGATTACATGCCGCAAGAAATCAAGGATGCCGAACCGCAAATAAAACTATTCTCAACGGGGGAGCAAACACTATCAAGCTTGTTGCTGACTATTGATGATGATCCGCGTGTTATCGAAATCGAGAGTGGTGGTCTAGGGCGTTATTACTCTTCTGACCTTAAGGATCGCAACCAGTGA
- the gspG gene encoding type II secretion system major pseudopilin GspG, producing MKKQSGFTLIEIMVVLAILAGLVAMVAPNIIGEAGEARVKTAKAEMANIGQALNMYKLDNFTYPSTSQGLEALVSKPSGSPEPKNYKKDGYMPKLPTDPWGNPYIYIASGGKYEIVSLGADGEEGGEDDAADISSKDI from the coding sequence ATGAAGAAACAATCAGGCTTTACGCTTATCGAAATCATGGTGGTGCTTGCTATATTGGCTGGCTTGGTTGCCATGGTTGCGCCAAACATCATCGGTGAGGCAGGGGAAGCACGGGTAAAAACTGCAAAGGCAGAAATGGCAAATATTGGCCAAGCACTTAATATGTACAAGCTCGATAACTTTACCTATCCATCCACCTCTCAAGGACTTGAGGCTTTAGTTTCTAAACCTTCCGGTTCTCCAGAGCCAAAAAATTACAAAAAGGACGGCTATATGCCGAAATTGCCAACAGACCCATGGGGCAATCCATATATCTATATCGCATCTGGCGGGAAATACGAAATCGTATCACTAGGCGCGGACGGTGAAGAAGGTGGTGAAGACGACGCTGCCGATATTTCCAGCAAAGATATTTAA